TTGGCGTAATAGTTGCTGCCACGCGGTTTGGGCAGCCTATCTTCGGCGTGCTTTATGATCCGTTGCAAGATGATTACATGATCGCTGAGCAGGGCGTGGAAGGTGCGCGGTTTGTGGCCTCTTGCGGTGCCAAAAAAGCACTCGCAACCTCAGCCGGGGGCGCGCTGAGCCAGTTAAATGGGTTCATCCATTTCTATCAAGTGCCTGCCCGGAAACAGGCAAGGCTTGCTGCGTGCTTGCCGCATTTTGGCAATATGTCAAATTTGCGCTGCTCTTGCCATGAATACCGTCTTCTGGCGCAAGGGAGTTTTGATTTTTGTCTGGCCGGAATCGTGAAGCCTTGGGATCATGCCGCAGGGGTCTTGATATGCCAGAAAGCCGGTGGTTATGTGAAAATGCTTGATGGTCGGGAATATTCCGCTGCCCATAAAGATGGGTATTTGCTGGCCGCTTGCGATCAGGCAACATGGCATAGATTACATGAGCTGTTTGCGTTTTTACGCACGCCATGATGCCGGCAAGCTGTGAAAATACTGCGCCCGCGTGCCGACGGGCCTTTAGTTAGCGGTGCTGCGCGGTTAAAATATCGGTATGGATGGTGCGAAAAAAGGAAAATGATGGAACAAGAAGCTGCCGCCTTCGCGGATCGTTTGGAAGGGTTAGAAATACATCTGGCCCATATTAGCAAGGCCAATGAGGATCTATCGGATATGGTGGCGCAGCATCAAAAGGATTTGGCGCGCCTGACTCGTATGGTTGAAATGCTCGCGGCGCGTGAAGCGGAGCGTGAGGCGCAAGGCGCGGAAGTGATCGCGGATGGGCCGCCGCCACATTATTAAATGCAAATTTTATTTGTCAGATCTTTATTGGTCCTTTAGGTTCCACATGTCCACAAGGGATAAAAGGCAGTACTCGTTATGAAATATCGGTTCCTATTGGTTTCACTGGTTGGCGTGCAATTGGGGTTATTAAGCCCTGTTTTGGCGCAGAGCACCAGCGTGGTGACCAAGCAATATGATGATGGCGGGGTTTATGAGGGAACCTTTAAGAACGGTTTGCAGCATGGTACCGGAACCTATCGCCTGCCCAATGGCTATGAATATACCGGCACTTGGACAAATGGTGAAATCTTGGGCGAAGGCGTGGCAAATTTTCCCAATGGGTCGGTCTATGAAGGCAGCTTTGCCCAAGGGAAGCCCGAGGGCCAAGGTAAAATCACCTTTGCCGATGGCGGTACCTATTCTGGCAGTTGGGCTGACGGTAAAATAACCGGATCCGGCATCGCGACCTATGCCAATGGGTCAATTTATGAAGGTGCCTTTCGAAACGCCATGCATCATGGCCGCGGTGTGATGACGAATCCAGATGGGTATCGTTATGAAGGGGATTGGGTAGATGGTGTAAAGGAAGGTACCGCGGAAATCACATATCCGGATGGCGCCATTTACAAAGGCGGAATCGTGCGCGGGGCGCGCGAGGGGCGCGGCGTGTTGGAAATGTCAGAGGGGTTGATTTTTGATGGCATTTGGAAAGATGGCGAAATAACAGGCCTTGGCAAACTTATTCAGCCGAATGGCGATATTTATGAAGGTATGTTGGTTGCGGGGCGCCGTCAGGGCCCGGGCCGGGTAACCTATGCCAATGGTGATATCTATGATGGCAATTTTGAAGCAGATCAGCGCCAAGGGCTGGGGCAATTTATCGGGACAGATGGCTACGAATATAATGGCAATTGGGAAAATGGCCAAATCAAAGGCGAAGGCAAAGTGATTTATCCCGACGGATCGGTTTATGTCGGAGCGTTTGAAGCAGGCTTGGCAAACGGTGTTGGTAAAATCGACTACCCGGATGGCTCAAGCTATCAGGGCGAATGGAGCCAAGGTGTGATTGAAGGCGAGGGGGTGGCCACCTACGCCAATGGCATCACCTATAAAGGCGGGTTCCGGAACGCAAAAAATCATGGCATGGGTGTGATGACCTATACAGATGGCTATACCTATGATGGCATGTGGCACGAGGGTATGCGGCACGGGTCCGGCAAGGCCACATTTGCTGATGGTATGGTTTATGAGGGCGATTATGTGGACGGGAAGCGCAATGGCAAAGGCAAAATAACGCTTGCTGATGGGTTTACCTATGAAGGCGATTGGCAGAATGGCGAGATCACCGGAAACGGTGTGGCAACCTATGCCAATGGGGATGTCTATGAAGGCACTTTTGTGAAGGGCAAGCGGCAAGGCGAAGGCACAATTACCTTTGCAACGGGCCAAGAACAAACGGGCGAATGGGAAAATGGCGCCTTGGTTGCCACGGATAAAGACGGCGTTATCGAAGACGAAAATTAAATATTCACCATAAGAGTGCGGCGCGCTTGATCATTCAGCAAGCAGCGCGCGCCCATCTTTTCGAAAGGGTGGCGCAGGCCCGGATCTGCCACTGCATATTTGCGTTAAACAAGGTCTCCTTTGCGCAGGCGCGTTAAAAAGCCTGCGGCATCGCTGAGCACGGTTTCTTTTCGCGTCTCATCCATGCGTGCCCATGTGCGATACATCTGTGCCATCCGAGGGTTCTGGGCAAATTTTTCCTCGTTCCGCAGAAGAAAATCCCAATATAACAGGTTAAACGGGCAGGCGGATTCGCCAGTTTTTTGCGCAACCTTATACGCGCATGTCTTGCAATAATCTGACATGCGATTGATGTAGGCGCCCGAGCTGACATAGGGTTTTGAAGCGATAATGCCGGCATCGGCAAACTGACTCATTCCGATCGTATTTGGGGCCTCGACCCATTCAAACGCATCTACATAAACCGCAAGATACCATTCGTGAACCGCGTGCGGATCAATGCCAGCCAAAAGCGCAAAATTGCCGGTCACCATCAGGCGTTGAATATGATGGGCATAGCCTTCACTCTGCGTTTGAGCAACTGCTTTTGAAAGGCAATTCATTTTTGTTGCGCCGTCCCAGTAAAATTTGGGCAATGGGTGAGAATGGTTCAAGGCATTGCGCGCCGTATAATCTGGCCCTTCATGAAAATAGATCCCGCGCATATATTCGCGCCACCCGATGATCTGGCGAATGAACCCTTCTACGGCGTTTAACGGCGCCAAACCCGCCTGCCAGGCCGCTTCAGCCGCTTGGCACACCTCTATCGGGCTCAGCAATCCAATATTCAAATAAGGCGATAAAAAGGCGTGATATAGGAATTTATTGTCGTTCAGCATCGCGTCCTGATAATCGCCAAAACTTGCCAAAGCGTTGTTAATAAAGCGATCCAATGCCTGCAAGGCTTGGCTGCGATCTGTGGCAAACCAAAATCCCTCGGTGGTTCCAAAATGGTCTGAAAAGCGCCGGTTTACTAGATCGATTACCTGTTGCGTGAGCGCATCGGGTTCGAACTTTTCGGGCCCGGCATAGGTGATGTCTTTCGGCGCGGCTTTGCGGTTGTCATGGTCGAAATTCCATTTGCCACCCGCTGGCAGCCCCTCTTCCATTAAAAACCCGGTTTTGCGGCGCATATCGCGGTAGAAATATTCCATCCGCAGGGCTTTGCGCCCCTCTGCCCAGCGATCAAATTCAGCATGACTGGCGATAAAGCGATCATCCTGCAGCAGGGTGACGTGCAAGGGCAGCGCCTCAAAGGCTTGAATAACCCGCCATTCAGCGGGTTCGGTCACCACGACTTGATCCGTGCCAGCCAAAGCGGCTTGGCGCAAAATTTCGCCGCTTAGGCTGCCGCTATTTTGGGCATCCTCCAGTTGCGTATACGCAACTTGCCAACCCTCTTGCCTGAGTTGCGCCGCAAATTTGCGCATTGCGCTCAGGATCAGCACAATCTTTTTAGGATGATGCGGCACGTAACCGGCTTCATCACTGACTTCGGCCATCACGATTAAATCCTTGGCTTTATCCGCTTGCTTCAGGGCCGCAATATTATGCGAAAGCTGGTCGCCCAGAATAACAACGAGCCGTTTCACCATGGCACGGGTTTTCCTGCCCAGTCAAAGAACTGGCCCGTCTTATCGGGGCCAAGGCCCTCGAGCACGGATAAGAGGTTAAGAGCGGCTTGGGATGCAGGAACTGAAGGGTGACGGCCCAGATATTTGGCTGTAAAGGGCGTTTGCACCGTGCCCGGATGCAGGGCGACACAAACGGCCTGTTTATGCGTCCGGGCCAACTCGATGGCGCCCGTATGGATAATTTGGTTTAACGCCGCTTTTGCCGCGCGATAAGAATACCATCCGCCGATTTTATTATCCCCGATCGATCCAACCCTTGCGGATAATGCTGCAAACTGGCTCGGGCGGTCTTTTGGCAACAGGCGCGGCGCGTGTTTCAAAATCAATGCAGGGCCGGCGGCGTTCACGATAAATTGGTCGAGAAACGCGGATTGAGTCAGCTGAGACAAGGCTTTTTCGGGGCGTGCGCCGTTTATTTCCAAAGCACCACTGGCCACGAGAATAGCGTCAAAAGGCCCGCTCAGGGCGGATAACTGCCCCTCTATACTTGCCTCATCGTTCAAATCTAAGCCGGTATCTCGCCGTGACAGGCCGGTAACGCTGGCTCCACGCGCTTCCAGCGCGCCTTGCAGCGCATGGCCTATACCGCCGCTATTTCCAATTAAAAGTATCGAGTTCATGGGCATGAACTAGAAGAGCGAACGGGCAGTTCAAGGGTAGGCAAAGCGCGGCCTTTGGCTTGCTCATTCTTAGAGGCTGGGCTACACCGCGCATCAAACGCCCAGATCAGGATGGACCGTATGGCCAAAGTGAAGAAAACCCCGCGCCCCAAGGCGCAAACCCCAAAAGGGTTTCGAGATTATGCGGGACCCGAGGTGGCGCAACGCGATGCAATGCTGGGGCAAATCGCAGAGGTTTATCACCGCTACGGGTTTGAGGTGCTTGAAACTAGCGCGGTGGAAACGGTTGAGGCTTTGGGCAAATTTCTGCCAGATGTGGAGCGCCCCAATGCGGGAGTTTTTGCATGGCAGGAAGAGGAAGGCGATTGGCTGGCCCTGCGGTATGATTTGACGGCGCCCTTGGCCCGCTATTACGCCCAGTTTCGCAATGAGTTGCCAAGCCCGTTTCGGCGCTATGCGATGGGCCCGGTTTGGCGCAATGAAAAGCCAGGACCCGGGCGGTTTCGGCAATTTTACCAATGCGACGCTGATACAGTGGGCTCCGCAAATGTGGCGGCGGATGCCGAAATTTGCAGCCTGCTGGCAGATACGCTGGAAACCGTTGGGATTCCGCGTGGCGATTACCTCGTGCGGGTGAATAATCGCAAGATTTTAAATGGTGTTCTGGAAACGGCAGGGCTGATCGAAAGTGCAGATCGGGATGCTGTTCTGCGCACAATCGATAAATTTGATAAAATCGGTGCTGCAGGTGTGCAAGAGCTGCTTGGAAAGGGCCGATTAGACGCGTCAGGGGCTTATATTGACGGAGTTGGATTAAGCGCTGATCAAGCGGCCCCGGTGGTGGCATTCCTAACGTCGAAAGGCGCAGATGGGGCGGCTACTTTGCGTAATTTGCGCGGCGCCATCGGCGGGTCAGCGATTGGCTTAGAAGGGCTTGCTGAGCTGGAAACAATGGCAGATCTGTTTGCAGCCTCTGGTTATGGACCCGAGCAAATTGAAATTGATCCTTCGGTGGTGCGCGGCTTGGGCTATTATACCGGACCGGTTTTTGAAGCCGAACTGACCTTTGAAATACTGGATGAAAAGGGCCGTAAGCGGCAATTTGGATCCGTCTCTGGCGGCGGGCGTTATGACGATTTGGTCAAACGCTTCACCGGCCAATCGGTGCCGGCCACCGGCGTCTCGATCGGGGTGGATCGTTTGCTGGCCGCGCTGCGCGCAAAAGGGCGGCTTTCCAGCGCTGGGCGGGGGCCGATCGTGGTAACGGTGATGGATCGGGACAAGATGTCTGCCTATCAGGCTTTGGCAGCAGAGTTGCGCAGCGCGGGGTTGCGCGCCGAAGTTTATCTGGGCAATCCCAAAAACTTTGGCAATCAATTGAAATATGCCGATCAACGCGACGCGCCGATTGCGATTATTGAAGGTCAGGATGAGCGGGAGCGCGGCGTTGTGCAGATCAAAGACCTGGTGCTGGGTGCGCAGATTGCCAAAAGCGCCACGTTGGATGAATGGAAAGACCGCCCCAGCCAATATGAGGTTGCGCGCGGCGATATGCTGGCGAAGATCCGCGAAATTCTAGCTGGGCAAGGGTGAGGCAAGGGTGATGCAGAGCGCGCAAGACAGTTTGCAAGAAGCGCAAAGGCTACACCAGTATTTTCAGGCGCTGGGGGCACAAGATGCGCAAGTGCAGGTGCTGCAACCGGCGGAAATACTTCTGGATCTATACGGAGAAGATATTCGAAGCCGCGCTTATGTGACGCCTGATCCCTTGCGCGGCGATATGGTGTTGCGGCCTGATTTCACCGTGCCAGTGGTGCAGCAACATATGGCGAATGATTTGATGCCGGCGCGTTACACCTATTCTGGCAAAGTGTTTCGGATGCAGGAAAGCGATGCCGTGCGGCCGAATGAATATATTCAGGTGGGCTATGAGCTGTTCGAACAGGGGGATCCTGCGGTCGCTGATGCCGAAGTGTTTTTGGCGATTGCAAAAGCGCTGTCTGATTTGCCGCTTCGGATTGCCACAGGCGATATCAATCTGCTCAGCGCGGCTGTGCGGGGGTTGACTACAACAGCCGCGCGCAAAGCCGCCTTGATGCGCCATTTATGGCGTCCGCAACGGTTTCGGGCGCTTTTGAAACGTTTTGCCTTGGCGTCTGCTGATCGCAAAGCGCAAAAACAAAAATTGTTCACCTCGGATCCGTTTGCGCAATGCGGTCCCCAAATTGGCCTGCGCAGCAAAGGGGAAATTGAACAGAGAATACAGGCGTTGCGCCACGAGGTTGAGACCCCCGCTTTGTCTCAAGCTGAAGTGGATTTGCTGGAAGCTTTGTTAAAAATCAAAGAAAGCTGTCCCTATGCGTTGGCACAATTGCGCGATCTGGTGGTGGATATGCCGGCGATTTCAACCGCGGTGGAAGGGTTTTCACGGCGCTTGAACGCGCTTGATGCGAAGGGTGTGGATGTATCTTCATTGGCGTTTGAGACCAGCTATGGGCGAAGCTCGATGGAATATTATGACGGGTTTGTCTTCGGGTTTTATGCTCAAAATGGGCAGAATGGTCTTTCCGCTATAGCCAGTGGCGGGCGATATGATGCTTTAACCAAGCAACTTGGCAAGGGCGTTACAATGCCAGCAGTTGGCGGGGTTATCCGCCCAGATTTGGTGGTTGCCTTGCGAGGTGCAGCATGAGTTTGCGATTGGGAGTCCCCTCCAAGGGGCGGCTGATGGAGAAAACCTTCGCCTGGTTTGGGGCGCATGGCATTATGCTCTCGCGCAGCGGGTCCGACCGCGAATATGCCGCCGAGGTGCACGGAATCGACGGGTTGGAATTGGTTTTATTATCCGCAGGCGAAATACCACGAGAGCTGCAAGCCGGGCGCATCCATCTGGGTGTAACCGGCACCGATCTTATCCGCGAAAAGCTGGTCAATTGGGAGCAGCGGGTCGAACCGCTGGTTGAATTGGGCTTCGGACATGCGGATCTGATCATCGCGGTCCCGGATTGCTGGGTGGATGTGGAAACGGTAGATGATCTGGATGGCGCGGCCGCGGCCTTTCGCCAAACCCACGGATTTCGGTTGCGGATCGCCACAAAATATCATCGTTTGGTGCGGGAATTTCTACGCGGTGCCGGCGTGGCTGATTATCGTTTGGTGGACAGTCAAGGCGCCACGGAAGGCACGATCAAGCATCAAACGGCTGAGGCCATCGCCGATATAACCTCGAGTGGGGAAACGCTGCGGGCCAATCACTTGCGCATTTTGCAAGACGGGTTGGTGCTGAAATCGCAGGCCACGCTGTTTCGCGCCCGCGGCACGTTATTGAACGCGCAGAGGGCTGAGGCGTTAGCGGCATTGAAAGCCCGCTTGCAGCTTTAAAACACTCCGATATCGGCCAAAGCCCCTGCCAATTCGACGGGCAAATCCTCTTCGTCTTGACGGTTGCCAGGTAAATCGGCTGGCGCCTGTTCGGGTTTTAAATAGCGCCATCCTTGGAAGGGGCGCTTTTGCGCCAAACGGGTGCGGATAATCTCGGGGTCAAGCACGATGGCACAGCGCCTGATGCCGTCTTCGCGATATATTTCATCCAGGCGTAAAATTTTTTGACGACATTGCAGCTGCCCTTTGATGACCCAGTAGATCGAGCCCCCTTTGAGCAAATCCGCCTCGCGTTTGGGCCACATCCGCGTGACATGGCGGGGCGCTCCATCTTCAGCTTGCGCGCGCTTCGTGGCCTGCCAGGCGCGCAGATCCTCAACGCCTTCGCTGCCAACGCTCAATTTTACAAGATGGATTATACCTGCCATTTGATTTCCCAAAAATACCTGAATCGTAAGTTAACTTTTTCAGATGATTTGGCAAGTTGACCTGACGCAGATGCCGCTTTAGGCTAGAGGCCCCGTGAATGATAGTCATCCGCCGCGTTGCCCTTTTGGAACGCGCGGCTGCACATAAGCCAAAGGATCTGATATGAGCCGATTTTCTGCGCCGATTGCCGAACAGATTTGGGATATGAAATATCGCTTGAAAACGGCGGATGATGAACCGATCGATGCTTGCGTCGAAGAAAGCTGGCGGCGCGTTGCCAAGGATCTGGCCCGCGTTGAGGCAGAGCCTGGTATTTGGGAGGAAAAATTCTACGCCGCTTTGGAAGATTTTAAATTTTTGCCCGCCGGGCGTATTGCCGCTGGCGCCGGGACGCAGCGCAAAGTCACGCTGTTCAATTGCTTTGTGATGGGCACGGTGCCCGATGATATGGGTGGTATTTTTGATATGCTCAAGGAAGCCGCGCTGACCATGCAGC
The sequence above is drawn from the Rhodobacteraceae bacterium IMCC1335 genome and encodes:
- a CDS encoding inositol monophosphatase yields the protein MSEKSDRSDSVAFSRQITDGIIQAIRLAARQEILPHFRALQPEQIAQKSDALDLVTTADLASEALITEALSALFPDALIIGEEAVARSPGLLDDIEAAPLCFIIDPIDGTWNYANGLATFGVIVAATRFGQPIFGVLYDPLQDDYMIAEQGVEGARFVASCGAKKALATSAGGALSQLNGFIHFYQVPARKQARLAACLPHFGNMSNLRCSCHEYRLLAQGSFDFCLAGIVKPWDHAAGVLICQKAGGYVKMLDGREYSAAHKDGYLLAACDQATWHRLHELFAFLRTP
- a CDS encoding SlyX protein; amino-acid sequence: MEQEAAAFADRLEGLEIHLAHISKANEDLSDMVAQHQKDLARLTRMVEMLAAREAEREAQGAEVIADGPPPHY
- a CDS encoding 2-isopropylmalate synthase, whose product is MKYRFLLVSLVGVQLGLLSPVLAQSTSVVTKQYDDGGVYEGTFKNGLQHGTGTYRLPNGYEYTGTWTNGEILGEGVANFPNGSVYEGSFAQGKPEGQGKITFADGGTYSGSWADGKITGSGIATYANGSIYEGAFRNAMHHGRGVMTNPDGYRYEGDWVDGVKEGTAEITYPDGAIYKGGIVRGAREGRGVLEMSEGLIFDGIWKDGEITGLGKLIQPNGDIYEGMLVAGRRQGPGRVTYANGDIYDGNFEADQRQGLGQFIGTDGYEYNGNWENGQIKGEGKVIYPDGSVYVGAFEAGLANGVGKIDYPDGSSYQGEWSQGVIEGEGVATYANGITYKGGFRNAKNHGMGVMTYTDGYTYDGMWHEGMRHGSGKATFADGMVYEGDYVDGKRNGKGKITLADGFTYEGDWQNGEITGNGVATYANGDVYEGTFVKGKRQGEGTITFATGQEQTGEWENGALVATDKDGVIEDEN
- a CDS encoding cryptochrome/photolyase family protein, with translation MVKRLVVILGDQLSHNIAALKQADKAKDLIVMAEVSDEAGYVPHHPKKIVLILSAMRKFAAQLRQEGWQVAYTQLEDAQNSGSLSGEILRQAALAGTDQVVVTEPAEWRVIQAFEALPLHVTLLQDDRFIASHAEFDRWAEGRKALRMEYFYRDMRRKTGFLMEEGLPAGGKWNFDHDNRKAAPKDITYAGPEKFEPDALTQQVIDLVNRRFSDHFGTTEGFWFATDRSQALQALDRFINNALASFGDYQDAMLNDNKFLYHAFLSPYLNIGLLSPIEVCQAAEAAWQAGLAPLNAVEGFIRQIIGWREYMRGIYFHEGPDYTARNALNHSHPLPKFYWDGATKMNCLSKAVAQTQSEGYAHHIQRLMVTGNFALLAGIDPHAVHEWYLAVYVDAFEWVEAPNTIGMSQFADAGIIASKPYVSSGAYINRMSDYCKTCAYKVAQKTGESACPFNLLYWDFLLRNEEKFAQNPRMAQMYRTWARMDETRKETVLSDAAGFLTRLRKGDLV
- a CDS encoding SDR family NAD(P)-dependent oxidoreductase, with translation MNSILLIGNSGGIGHALQGALEARGASVTGLSRRDTGLDLNDEASIEGQLSALSGPFDAILVASGALEINGARPEKALSQLTQSAFLDQFIVNAAGPALILKHAPRLLPKDRPSQFAALSARVGSIGDNKIGGWYSYRAAKAALNQIIHTGAIELARTHKQAVCVALHPGTVQTPFTAKYLGRHPSVPASQAALNLLSVLEGLGPDKTGQFFDWAGKPVPW
- a CDS encoding histidine--tRNA ligase is translated as MAKVKKTPRPKAQTPKGFRDYAGPEVAQRDAMLGQIAEVYHRYGFEVLETSAVETVEALGKFLPDVERPNAGVFAWQEEEGDWLALRYDLTAPLARYYAQFRNELPSPFRRYAMGPVWRNEKPGPGRFRQFYQCDADTVGSANVAADAEICSLLADTLETVGIPRGDYLVRVNNRKILNGVLETAGLIESADRDAVLRTIDKFDKIGAAGVQELLGKGRLDASGAYIDGVGLSADQAAPVVAFLTSKGADGAATLRNLRGAIGGSAIGLEGLAELETMADLFAASGYGPEQIEIDPSVVRGLGYYTGPVFEAELTFEILDEKGRKRQFGSVSGGGRYDDLVKRFTGQSVPATGVSIGVDRLLAALRAKGRLSSAGRGPIVVTVMDRDKMSAYQALAAELRSAGLRAEVYLGNPKNFGNQLKYADQRDAPIAIIEGQDERERGVVQIKDLVLGAQIAKSATLDEWKDRPSQYEVARGDMLAKIREILAGQG
- a CDS encoding ATP phosphoribosyltransferase regulatory subunit; its protein translation is MQSAQDSLQEAQRLHQYFQALGAQDAQVQVLQPAEILLDLYGEDIRSRAYVTPDPLRGDMVLRPDFTVPVVQQHMANDLMPARYTYSGKVFRMQESDAVRPNEYIQVGYELFEQGDPAVADAEVFLAIAKALSDLPLRIATGDINLLSAAVRGLTTTAARKAALMRHLWRPQRFRALLKRFALASADRKAQKQKLFTSDPFAQCGPQIGLRSKGEIEQRIQALRHEVETPALSQAEVDLLEALLKIKESCPYALAQLRDLVVDMPAISTAVEGFSRRLNALDAKGVDVSSLAFETSYGRSSMEYYDGFVFGFYAQNGQNGLSAIASGGRYDALTKQLGKGVTMPAVGGVIRPDLVVALRGAA
- a CDS encoding ATP phosphoribosyltransferase, translated to MSLRLGVPSKGRLMEKTFAWFGAHGIMLSRSGSDREYAAEVHGIDGLELVLLSAGEIPRELQAGRIHLGVTGTDLIREKLVNWEQRVEPLVELGFGHADLIIAVPDCWVDVETVDDLDGAAAAFRQTHGFRLRIATKYHRLVREFLRGAGVADYRLVDSQGATEGTIKHQTAEAIADITSSGETLRANHLRILQDGLVLKSQATLFRARGTLLNAQRAEALAALKARLQL
- a CDS encoding DUF1489 family protein, yielding MAGIIHLVKLSVGSEGVEDLRAWQATKRAQAEDGAPRHVTRMWPKREADLLKGGSIYWVIKGQLQCRQKILRLDEIYREDGIRRCAIVLDPEIIRTRLAQKRPFQGWRYLKPEQAPADLPGNRQDEEDLPVELAGALADIGVF